A window of Ipomoea triloba cultivar NCNSP0323 chromosome 2, ASM357664v1 contains these coding sequences:
- the LOC116010108 gene encoding F-box/kelch-repeat protein At3g06240-like isoform X3 — translation MNRNRRILAFWGDCCVILWNPSVRKSVCLRDANLRSSRGNVKHWLGFGFDPVSNDYKVVRVVSVVNGGCCGEIFRLSTHMWENISDSTIAKYDFLKPEQAYLDGMVYWLGKIDTKGRKMVSFDLSKERFGGMELPENLAWRGNFAGKVSVGIYMGSLAVIVVGSWECCIWIMKESWMKQVSFECHMNLGWQFGFRENGDIQFMQAFGRWDSFNPTTLKSKFLEVRPFTSSYLLRSSLYGTPYVESLVFLDKGHEFNDSVTASSVSVQELLLLFTGKSE, via the exons ATGAATCGCAATCGCAGAATTCTTGCTTTCTG GGGTGATTGTTGCGTGATTCTTTGGAACCCCTCTGTGCGAAAATCTGTGTGCCTTCGCGACGCAAACCTTAGGAGTTCTCGTGGAAATGTGAAACACTGGTTAGGGTTTGGGTTTGACCCGGTTAGTAATGACTATAAGGTGGTGAGAGTtgtgagtgtggtgaatggagGCTGTTGTGGTGAGATTTTTAGGTTAAGCACACACATGTGGGAGAACATTAGTGATAGCACAATTGCAAAGTACGATTTTCTAAAACCTGAACAAGCATATCTAGACGGGATGGTGTATTGGCTTGGAAAGATTGACACAAAGGGGAGAAAGATGGTATCATTTGACTTGAGCAAGGAGAGGTTCGGGGGAATGGAGTTGCCAGAGAACTTGGCATGGAGGGGGAATTTTGCGGGTAAGGTTTCTGTTGGTATATACATGGGATCACTCGCTGTTATTGTGGTTGGGTCGTGGGAGTGTTGTATATGGATAATGAAAGAGTCATGGATGAAGCAAGTATCTTTTGAGTGCCATATGAACTTGGGGTGGCAGTTTGGATTTAGGGAAAATGGTGACATTCAGTTTATGCAGGCATTCGGACGCTGGGATTCTTTTAACCCTACAACCCTAAAATCCAAATTTCTTGAAGTGCGCCCTTTCACAAGCTCCTATCTTTTACGGTCTTCTCTCTATGGAACTCCTTATGTGGAATCCCTTGTTTTTTTGGACAAGGGTCATGAGTTTAATGATTCTGTCACCGCCAGTAGTGTCTCTGTGCAAGAATTGTTGCTTTTATTCACTGGTAAGAGTGAGTGA
- the LOC116010108 gene encoding F-box/kelch-repeat protein At3g06240-like isoform X2 translates to MNRNRRILAFWHLEFVGTCNGLLCLSDEDRRGDCCVILWNPSVRKSVCLRDANLRSSRGNVKHWLGFGFDPVSNDYKVVRVVSVVNGGCCGEIFRLSTHMWENISDSTIAKYDFLKPEQAYLDGMVYWLGKIDTKGRKMVSFDLSKERFGGMELPENLAWRGNFAGKVSVGIYMGSLAVIVVGSWECCIWIMKESWMKQVSFECHMNLGWQFGFRENGDIQFMQAFGRWDSFNPTTLKSKFLEVRPFTSSYLLRSSLYGTPYVESLVFLDKGHEFNDSVTASSVSVQELLLLFTGKSE, encoded by the exons ATGAATCGCAATCGCAGAATTCTTGCTTTCTG GCATTTAGAATTTGTTGGTACCTGTAATGGATTGTTGTGCCTTTCTGATGAGGACCGCAGGGGTGATTGTTGCGTGATTCTTTGGAACCCCTCTGTGCGAAAATCTGTGTGCCTTCGCGACGCAAACCTTAGGAGTTCTCGTGGAAATGTGAAACACTGGTTAGGGTTTGGGTTTGACCCGGTTAGTAATGACTATAAGGTGGTGAGAGTtgtgagtgtggtgaatggagGCTGTTGTGGTGAGATTTTTAGGTTAAGCACACACATGTGGGAGAACATTAGTGATAGCACAATTGCAAAGTACGATTTTCTAAAACCTGAACAAGCATATCTAGACGGGATGGTGTATTGGCTTGGAAAGATTGACACAAAGGGGAGAAAGATGGTATCATTTGACTTGAGCAAGGAGAGGTTCGGGGGAATGGAGTTGCCAGAGAACTTGGCATGGAGGGGGAATTTTGCGGGTAAGGTTTCTGTTGGTATATACATGGGATCACTCGCTGTTATTGTGGTTGGGTCGTGGGAGTGTTGTATATGGATAATGAAAGAGTCATGGATGAAGCAAGTATCTTTTGAGTGCCATATGAACTTGGGGTGGCAGTTTGGATTTAGGGAAAATGGTGACATTCAGTTTATGCAGGCATTCGGACGCTGGGATTCTTTTAACCCTACAACCCTAAAATCCAAATTTCTTGAAGTGCGCCCTTTCACAAGCTCCTATCTTTTACGGTCTTCTCTCTATGGAACTCCTTATGTGGAATCCCTTGTTTTTTTGGACAAGGGTCATGAGTTTAATGATTCTGTCACCGCCAGTAGTGTCTCTGTGCAAGAATTGTTGCTTTTATTCACTGGTAAGAGTGAGTGA
- the LOC116010108 gene encoding putative F-box protein At3g16210 isoform X1, giving the protein MSDYLPEELWVQVLVRFPVKSLLRCTAVCRSWKALIESPHFISAQLRFKRQDESQSQNSCFLVRDCIPSRKEKYEFYHDDWHSLVKFGEIEPPFSVLDRHLEFVGTCNGLLCLSDEDRRGDCCVILWNPSVRKSVCLRDANLRSSRGNVKHWLGFGFDPVSNDYKVVRVVSVVNGGCCGEIFRLSTHMWENISDSTIAKYDFLKPEQAYLDGMVYWLGKIDTKGRKMVSFDLSKERFGGMELPENLAWRGNFAGKVSVGIYMGSLAVIVVGSWECCIWIMKESWMKQVSFECHMNLGWQFGFRENGDIQFMQAFGRWDSFNPTTLKSKFLEVRPFTSSYLLRSSLYGTPYVESLVFLDKGHEFNDSVTASSVSVQELLLLFTGKSE; this is encoded by the coding sequence ATGTCTGACTATCTGCCTGAAGAGCTGTGGGTTCAAGTGTTGGTCCGGTTCCCAGTGAAGTCCCTCCTGCGTTGCACTGCCGTTTGCCGGTCCTGGAAGGCTCTCATCGAAAGCCCGCATTTCATCTCTGCGCAACTGCGTTTTAAGCGCCAGGATGAATCGCAATCGCAGAATTCTTGCTTTCTGGTACGTGATTGCATTCCTTCGAGGAAGGAGAAGTATGAATTTTATCATGATGATTGGCATTCTTTAGTTAAATTTGGTGAGATCGAACCTCCTTTCTCTGTCTTGGACAGGCATTTAGAATTTGTTGGTACCTGTAATGGATTGTTGTGCCTTTCTGATGAGGACCGCAGGGGTGATTGTTGCGTGATTCTTTGGAACCCCTCTGTGCGAAAATCTGTGTGCCTTCGCGACGCAAACCTTAGGAGTTCTCGTGGAAATGTGAAACACTGGTTAGGGTTTGGGTTTGACCCGGTTAGTAATGACTATAAGGTGGTGAGAGTtgtgagtgtggtgaatggagGCTGTTGTGGTGAGATTTTTAGGTTAAGCACACACATGTGGGAGAACATTAGTGATAGCACAATTGCAAAGTACGATTTTCTAAAACCTGAACAAGCATATCTAGACGGGATGGTGTATTGGCTTGGAAAGATTGACACAAAGGGGAGAAAGATGGTATCATTTGACTTGAGCAAGGAGAGGTTCGGGGGAATGGAGTTGCCAGAGAACTTGGCATGGAGGGGGAATTTTGCGGGTAAGGTTTCTGTTGGTATATACATGGGATCACTCGCTGTTATTGTGGTTGGGTCGTGGGAGTGTTGTATATGGATAATGAAAGAGTCATGGATGAAGCAAGTATCTTTTGAGTGCCATATGAACTTGGGGTGGCAGTTTGGATTTAGGGAAAATGGTGACATTCAGTTTATGCAGGCATTCGGACGCTGGGATTCTTTTAACCCTACAACCCTAAAATCCAAATTTCTTGAAGTGCGCCCTTTCACAAGCTCCTATCTTTTACGGTCTTCTCTCTATGGAACTCCTTATGTGGAATCCCTTGTTTTTTTGGACAAGGGTCATGAGTTTAATGATTCTGTCACCGCCAGTAGTGTCTCTGTGCAAGAATTGTTGCTTTTATTCACTGGTAAGAGTGAGTGA
- the LOC116010789 gene encoding uncharacterized protein LOC116010789, whose translation MLVLNMNSKRQRRPNVRLWEVGDLPAAFTCGVSQRIKQRRWKDDSIRNNELENNGNSGFPQQFPHEFGFLEFGIPAEVPADNSENKNPNSLKLVPEISGQDEISGSKAELCFGSITRKSRLMKRRRRTPDSLFLDPWGSKVHLARNVGDDFTLKCGFDESSGRETTWTNEDACAMAMETAEPNSSVQMVQSSNEHCDEAEIAFPLSTGEGDKGETREEYTINGVGEWLEEVGFGKYAELFEMHEVDEETLPLLTLDDLKEMGIFAVGVRRKLLNAIKRAKGRQFQISA comes from the coding sequence ATGTTGGTTCTTAACATGAATTCTAAGAGGCAAAGGAGACCAAATGTTAGATTGTGGGAGGTTGGAGACCTACCTGCAGCTTTTACTTGCGGTGTTTCTCAGAGAATTAAGCAAAGAAGGTGGAAAGATGATTCCATAAGAAATAATGAGTTGGAGAATAATGGTAACTCTGGGTTTCCACAGCAGTTTCCCCACGAATTTGGGTTCTTGGAATTTGGCATCCCTGCAGAGGTGCCAGCAGATAACAGTGAAAACAAGAACCCAAATTCTTTGAAATTAGTTCCTGAAATTTCTGGTCAGGATGAAATTAGTGGGAGTAAGGCTGAGCTTTGTTTTGGTAGCATTACCAGGAAGTCTAGGCTGATGAAGCGTCGCAGGAGAACCCCGGATAGCCTTTTTCTCGATCCTTGGGGATCCAAAGTTCATCTGGCGAGAAATGTAGGCGACGATTTTACATTAAAGTGTGGCTTCGATGAATCTTCTGGGCGCGAAACTACATGGACCAATGAAGACGCTTGTGCGATGGCGATGGAGACTGCAGAACCCAATTCCAGTGTGCAAATGGTGCAGAGTTCAAATGAACATTGTGATGAAGCAGAGATCGCGTTTCCCTTATCCACTGGTGAAGGTGACAAGGGAGAAACCCGAGAAGAATATACAATAAATGGCGTTGGGGAATGGCTGGAGGAGGTCGGGTTTGGGAAGTATGCTGAGTTGTTTGAAATGCATGAGGTGGATGAAGAAACTTTACCTTTACTCACTCTTGATGACCTCAAAGAAATGGGAATTTTTGCTGTTGGGGTTCGGCGCAAGTTGCTCAATGCAATCAAAAGGGCAAAGGGAAGGCAATTCCAGATATCTGCTTGA